One region of Natronorubrum aibiense genomic DNA includes:
- the smc gene encoding chromosome segregation protein SMC, with protein MYIKALVLDNFKSFGRKTKIPFYEDFTVVTGPNGSGKSNIIDAVLFALGLARTRGIRAEKLTDLIYNPGHEDGNNSAGPREATVEVILDNSDETLTRSQVVNAAGSDDVGDVDEIRIRRRVKETEDNYYSYYYLNDRSVNLSDIQDLLAQAGVTPEGYNVVMQGDVTEIINMTPHARREIIDEIAGVAEFDAKKEDAFEELEVVEERIDEAQLRIEEKRDRLAQLEDERREALRYRRLRREKEEYEGYKKASELEEKRDELASAENRVEDLEEELTDLQRELDERQGKVVRLQEDLEDLNAEIERKGEDEQLRIKSDIEEIKGDISRLEDKIETSEDAIEDAESKRREAFVKIDRKQEQIEELDDEIREHKLEKAQVKSEIQDREAERDDLEAEIDAVDTEFDELKADLAERKDELEAVKTEKNDLQREQDRLLDEARRRSNEISEKEATIEQRREEIPEIENRRADLERELEKAKKNRENIAGVVDDLKREKRRLQSDLDDVDDTIQAKQQEYAELEANAGKSGDSSFGRAVTTILNAGINGVHGAVAQLGTVPGEYAVACETAAGGRLANVVVDDDVVGQQCIDHLKSRNAGRATFLPMTDMHKRRLPNAPSDPGVVDFAYNLVDFDGQYADVFSYVLGDTLVVEDLETARSYMGDYRMVTLDGDLVEKSGAMTGGSGGGSRYSFTGGGEGQLERVAKQITELQDQRDSLREELRGVEERLDDARDRKTDATDEVRSIETELESLADERESIEAEIDELRDDLDDLEAERESVDERMTDLSGEIETKTAEVAEIEADIDDLEAELADSKIPELTAEIERLEDEIDEREDRIADLDSTLNELSLEKEYAEDAIEDLHDDIETAQNRKAEQEARIDDCEEAIAEKRETLEDKREAVAELEEELTELKAERSDLKAELSTARTKRDQQQDRVNAVESKLEDARSRLRDLEWEIESLEAEVGDYDPEDVPDHETVLEMIEVLQADMEAMEPVNMLAIDEYDDVREDLDGLEDAKATLVEEAEGIRDRIEQYETLKKQTFMNSYDEIAEQFTEIFEKLSEGTGTLHLENEADPFDGGLTMKAQPGDKPIQRLDAMSGGEKSLTALAFIFAIQRHNPAPFYALDEVDAFLDAVNAERIGQMVDELSEKAQFVVVSHRSAMLDRSERAIGVTMQQDNVSAVTGIDLSSEGDGESEEVPASD; from the coding sequence ATGTATATCAAGGCACTCGTTCTGGACAATTTCAAGAGCTTCGGCCGCAAAACGAAGATACCGTTTTACGAGGATTTCACCGTCGTTACCGGACCCAACGGCTCCGGCAAATCGAACATCATCGACGCCGTACTCTTCGCGCTCGGACTGGCTCGGACGCGCGGTATTCGCGCCGAAAAGCTGACCGACCTGATTTACAACCCCGGCCACGAGGACGGCAACAACTCCGCTGGCCCGCGCGAGGCGACCGTCGAAGTGATTCTCGACAACAGCGACGAAACGCTGACGCGCTCGCAGGTCGTCAACGCCGCTGGCAGCGACGACGTCGGCGACGTCGACGAGATTCGGATTCGCCGACGGGTCAAAGAAACCGAGGACAACTACTACTCCTATTACTATCTGAACGATCGCTCGGTCAACCTCTCGGATATTCAGGACCTGCTCGCACAGGCGGGTGTCACGCCCGAGGGCTACAACGTCGTCATGCAGGGCGACGTCACCGAGATTATCAACATGACGCCCCACGCCCGTCGAGAGATCATCGACGAGATCGCCGGCGTCGCGGAGTTCGACGCCAAAAAGGAAGACGCCTTCGAGGAACTCGAGGTCGTCGAAGAGCGAATCGACGAGGCCCAACTCCGCATCGAGGAGAAACGCGACCGCCTCGCCCAACTCGAGGACGAACGCCGGGAAGCCCTGCGATACCGACGCTTGCGGCGCGAAAAAGAGGAGTACGAGGGCTACAAGAAGGCGAGCGAACTCGAGGAGAAACGCGACGAACTCGCGAGCGCCGAGAATCGTGTCGAGGACCTCGAGGAGGAACTGACCGACCTCCAGCGTGAACTCGACGAACGACAGGGGAAAGTCGTCCGCTTGCAGGAAGACCTCGAAGATCTGAACGCCGAAATCGAGCGCAAAGGCGAGGACGAACAGCTCCGGATCAAAAGCGACATCGAGGAGATCAAAGGCGACATCTCGCGGCTCGAGGACAAAATCGAGACCAGTGAGGACGCGATCGAAGACGCCGAATCGAAGCGCCGTGAGGCCTTCGTCAAGATCGATCGCAAACAGGAACAGATCGAAGAGCTCGACGACGAGATCCGCGAGCACAAACTCGAGAAAGCACAAGTCAAAAGCGAGATTCAGGACCGCGAGGCCGAACGCGACGACCTCGAGGCCGAAATCGACGCTGTCGACACCGAGTTCGACGAGCTGAAAGCCGACCTCGCAGAGCGAAAAGACGAGCTGGAGGCGGTCAAGACCGAGAAAAACGACCTCCAGCGCGAACAGGACCGACTGCTGGACGAAGCCCGGCGGCGTTCGAACGAGATCAGTGAAAAGGAGGCGACGATCGAGCAACGCCGCGAGGAGATCCCCGAGATCGAGAACAGACGGGCCGATCTCGAGCGTGAACTCGAGAAGGCCAAGAAAAACCGCGAAAACATCGCGGGCGTCGTCGACGACCTCAAACGTGAAAAGCGCCGGCTCCAGTCGGATCTCGACGACGTCGACGATACGATTCAGGCGAAACAACAGGAGTACGCCGAACTCGAGGCCAACGCGGGCAAAAGCGGCGACTCCTCGTTCGGCCGTGCGGTGACGACGATCCTGAACGCAGGGATCAACGGCGTTCACGGCGCGGTCGCGCAGTTGGGGACTGTCCCCGGCGAGTACGCTGTCGCCTGCGAGACGGCTGCGGGCGGGCGACTCGCGAACGTTGTCGTCGACGACGACGTCGTCGGCCAGCAGTGCATCGACCACCTCAAATCGCGCAACGCGGGGCGAGCGACGTTCCTCCCGATGACGGACATGCACAAGCGCCGGCTGCCCAACGCCCCGAGCGATCCCGGCGTGGTCGACTTCGCGTACAACCTCGTCGACTTCGACGGGCAGTACGCCGACGTCTTCTCGTACGTCCTCGGCGACACGCTGGTCGTCGAAGATTTAGAGACCGCTCGTTCGTACATGGGCGACTACCGGATGGTCACGCTCGACGGCGATTTGGTCGAGAAAAGCGGTGCGATGACCGGCGGCTCCGGCGGCGGCTCGCGGTACTCCTTTACCGGCGGCGGCGAGGGCCAACTCGAGCGCGTCGCGAAACAGATCACCGAGTTGCAAGACCAGCGCGATTCCCTTCGCGAGGAGCTTCGTGGCGTCGAGGAACGCCTCGACGACGCCCGCGATCGGAAGACCGACGCGACCGACGAAGTGCGCTCGATCGAAACCGAACTCGAGAGCCTCGCGGACGAACGCGAGTCGATCGAAGCCGAGATCGACGAACTCCGAGACGACCTCGACGACCTCGAGGCCGAGCGGGAGTCCGTCGACGAGAGGATGACCGATCTCTCAGGCGAGATCGAGACGAAAACGGCCGAGGTGGCGGAGATCGAAGCCGATATCGACGACCTCGAGGCCGAACTCGCCGACTCGAAGATTCCCGAACTCACCGCCGAGATCGAACGTCTCGAGGACGAAATCGACGAGCGAGAAGACCGCATCGCGGATCTCGACAGCACACTCAACGAACTGAGTCTGGAAAAAGAGTACGCCGAGGACGCGATCGAGGACCTCCACGACGACATCGAGACGGCCCAGAACCGGAAAGCCGAACAGGAAGCCCGGATCGACGACTGCGAGGAGGCGATCGCCGAGAAACGCGAGACACTCGAGGACAAACGGGAGGCCGTCGCGGAACTCGAGGAGGAACTGACCGAACTCAAAGCCGAACGCAGCGACCTGAAAGCGGAGCTGTCCACGGCCCGAACGAAACGCGACCAGCAACAGGATCGGGTCAACGCCGTCGAGAGCAAACTCGAGGACGCACGCAGCCGGCTGCGCGACCTCGAGTGGGAGATCGAGAGCCTCGAGGCCGAGGTCGGCGACTACGACCCCGAGGACGTGCCGGACCACGAGACGGTCCTCGAGATGATCGAGGTGTTGCAGGCGGATATGGAGGCAATGGAACCGGTGAACATGCTCGCGATCGACGAGTACGACGACGTGCGAGAGGATCTCGATGGTCTCGAGGACGCGAAGGCGACGCTGGTCGAGGAAGCCGAGGGCATCCGCGACCGGATCGAGCAGTACGAGACGCTGAAGAAACAGACGTTCATGAACTCCTACGACGAGATTGCCGAGCAGTTCACGGAGATCTTCGAGAAGCTCTCGGAGGGGACCGGGACCCTCCATCTGGAGAACGAGGCCGATCCGTTCGACGGCGGGCTGACGATGAAAGCCCAGCCCGGCGACAAGCCGATCCAGCGACTCGACGCGATGTCTGGCGGCGAGAAGTCGCTGACGGCGCTGGCGTTTATTTTCGCGATCCAGCGCCACAATCCGGCTCCGTTCTACGCACTGGACGAGGTCGACGCCTTCCTCGACGCCGTCAACGCCGAGCGAATCGGCCAGATGGTCGACGAACTCTCCGAGAAGGCGCAGTTCGTCGTCGTCTCGCATCGCTCGGCCATGCTCGACCGCTCCGAGCGAGCCATCGGGGTGACGATGCAACAGGATAACGTGAGCGCCGTGACTGGCATCGACCTCAGCAGCGAGGGCGACGGCGAGAGCGAGGAGGTGCCGGCAAGTGACTGA
- a CDS encoding segregation and condensation protein A: MTEDDDIPLHIASHEDRERPGNSDSTVLEFSDGDERDGESAVEDDVDGESGDDAGESEDVEPVELLVQLAEDGEIDPWDIDIVAVTDKFLEALDDADLRTSGRALFYASVLLRMKSDELFAPDEPEEEELPPWEAPFADEGPMDGDDGPAPGFDPVESLEAEMERRLERKHARGKPETLDELVRELRSAERDTRWKESRSYDTSDSPRGYDRGMQELNYHSGDDFRVDDEPTSDDVTHTTHEEDIETVIDDVETALEGQYDRGREEVLYAEIEDVGGSRVMTYLALLFLSHRGRVRLEQDELFGDLWVQDATVETDSSEAIAD, translated from the coding sequence GTGACTGAAGACGACGACATCCCGCTGCACATCGCCAGCCACGAGGACCGCGAGCGACCCGGAAACTCGGATTCGACGGTCCTCGAGTTTTCCGACGGTGACGAACGAGACGGAGAGAGCGCCGTCGAGGACGATGTCGACGGCGAGAGCGGTGACGACGCAGGCGAGAGTGAGGACGTCGAACCCGTCGAACTGCTGGTCCAACTCGCCGAAGACGGCGAGATCGATCCGTGGGACATCGACATCGTCGCGGTGACGGACAAGTTCCTCGAGGCGCTCGACGACGCCGACCTGCGGACGTCGGGCCGCGCGCTGTTCTACGCGAGCGTGCTCTTGCGGATGAAAAGCGACGAACTGTTCGCACCGGACGAACCAGAGGAGGAGGAACTCCCGCCGTGGGAGGCTCCCTTCGCGGACGAGGGGCCGATGGACGGCGACGACGGACCAGCACCCGGCTTCGACCCCGTCGAGAGCCTCGAGGCGGAGATGGAACGCCGCCTCGAGCGCAAACACGCCCGCGGGAAGCCGGAGACGCTCGACGAACTGGTTCGTGAACTTCGAAGCGCCGAACGCGACACACGGTGGAAGGAGTCCCGAAGCTACGACACGAGCGACTCGCCACGCGGGTACGACCGCGGGATGCAGGAACTGAACTACCACTCGGGCGACGACTTCCGGGTCGACGACGAGCCGACCAGCGACGATGTCACGCACACGACCCACGAGGAGGACATCGAGACGGTTATCGACGACGTCGAGACCGCACTCGAGGGCCAGTACGACCGGGGCCGCGAGGAAGTGTTGTACGCCGAGATCGAAGACGTCGGCGGCTCGCGCGTGATGACGTATCTGGCGCTGCTCTTTCTCTCCCACCGGGGACGGGTCCGCCTCGAGCAGGACGAGCTGTTCGGCGACCTCTGGGTGCAAGACGCGACGGTCGAGACGGACTCGAGCGAAGCGATCGCCGACTGA
- a CDS encoding DUF7518 family protein, whose amino-acid sequence MSKNRVEQLESTVAELESTVEGLTDELIEAKERIRVLEAELDTETPTRVPERRSAAPEGDAETTQEAAPDEVAEATADADVEDETTDETEDSGSDDIIVA is encoded by the coding sequence ATGTCGAAAAACCGTGTCGAACAACTCGAGTCGACGGTCGCGGAACTCGAGTCGACGGTCGAGGGGCTGACGGACGAACTCATCGAAGCGAAAGAGCGCATCCGCGTCCTCGAGGCCGAACTCGATACCGAGACGCCGACTCGCGTTCCCGAGCGACGCAGCGCAGCGCCAGAAGGCGACGCCGAAACGACACAGGAAGCAGCGCCCGACGAGGTGGCCGAAGCGACGGCCGACGCGGACGTCGAGGACGAGACGACCGACGAAACGGAAGACTCAGGTAGCGACGACATTATTGTTGCGTAA
- the glmM gene encoding phosphoglucosamine mutase has translation MFGTSGIRGEVGEEVTAELALSVGRALASEGYERVVVGRDVRESGTMLADALAAGVRECGGDVIDVGVAPTPTVARGVEWLEADAGVVITASHNPATDNGIKLWSPSGQAFDTERRAAITDRVENERYDLEDWTGIGDRSHHDGLLERHVETVTDAVGDFEGLEVVVDVGNGAGSVTADALVELGCHVRTLNAQPDGRFPGRPSEPNAETLTDLQQLVGATDADLGIAHDGDGDRMMAVDERGEFVPKDLLLALFAREAAGDGEQVAAPVDTSLAVDDALAAVGASVTRTAVGDVYVAERATEPEVVFGGEPSGAWIWPEETLCPDGPYAACTLAAMVARDGPLGDAVDALETYPIRRTSLEVDDKTAVMERVEATVRERELEVDALDGVRIDHGDGWTLVRPSGTEPVVRVTAEARDPDRAAALFEDARALVADAADTE, from the coding sequence ATGTTCGGAACGAGCGGTATTCGCGGCGAAGTCGGCGAGGAAGTGACAGCCGAGTTGGCGCTGTCGGTCGGTCGAGCGCTCGCCTCGGAGGGGTACGAGCGCGTCGTCGTCGGTCGTGACGTCCGCGAGAGCGGGACGATGTTAGCCGACGCACTCGCCGCCGGTGTTCGAGAGTGTGGCGGCGACGTCATCGACGTCGGCGTCGCGCCGACGCCGACCGTTGCCCGCGGCGTCGAGTGGCTCGAGGCTGACGCGGGGGTCGTGATCACGGCCTCGCACAACCCAGCCACGGACAACGGGATCAAACTCTGGTCGCCGAGCGGACAGGCCTTCGACACCGAGCGTCGGGCGGCGATCACAGACCGAGTCGAGAACGAGCGCTACGACCTCGAGGATTGGACCGGTATCGGCGACCGCAGTCACCACGACGGCTTGCTCGAGCGCCACGTCGAGACGGTTACGGACGCCGTTGGCGACTTCGAGGGACTCGAGGTCGTCGTCGACGTCGGTAACGGAGCCGGCAGCGTGACGGCGGACGCGCTGGTCGAACTCGGCTGTCACGTGCGGACGCTCAACGCCCAGCCCGACGGGCGGTTCCCGGGCCGGCCCAGCGAACCCAACGCGGAGACGCTGACGGACTTACAGCAACTCGTCGGTGCGACGGACGCCGACCTCGGCATCGCTCACGACGGCGACGGCGATCGGATGATGGCCGTCGACGAGCGCGGCGAGTTCGTCCCGAAGGACCTCCTGCTCGCGCTGTTCGCTCGCGAGGCAGCGGGCGATGGCGAGCAGGTCGCCGCACCGGTCGATACGAGCCTCGCCGTCGACGACGCGCTCGCGGCCGTCGGCGCGAGCGTAACCCGGACGGCCGTCGGCGACGTCTACGTCGCGGAACGGGCGACCGAGCCCGAGGTCGTCTTCGGCGGCGAACCCAGCGGGGCCTGGATCTGGCCCGAGGAGACGCTCTGTCCCGACGGCCCGTACGCGGCCTGTACGCTCGCGGCGATGGTCGCTCGAGACGGCCCACTTGGCGACGCAGTCGACGCCCTCGAGACGTATCCGATCCGGCGGACGTCGCTCGAGGTCGATGACAAGACAGCCGTGATGGAGCGCGTCGAGGCGACGGTTCGCGAGCGCGAGTTGGAGGTCGACGCGTTAGACGGCGTCCGGATCGATCACGGCGACGGCTGGACGCTCGTCCGTCCGAGCGGAACCGAACCCGTAGTTCGCGTGACCGCTGAAGCGCGCGATCCCGACCGGGCGGCGGCGCTGTTCGAAGACGCCCGCGCACTCGTCGCTGATGCGGCCGACACCGAATAG
- a CDS encoding DHH family phosphoesterase has product MRTRTISSEPSLEVDTLVLEPIVDTARSLEPLILSLVVLAAATVVVGSWWVVRWFRRPPGAHLQRLLGNYDNVAVLMHPNPDPDAMSCAMGVANIAASVGTETTLQYAGEIRHQENRAFRTVLDVDLEQIETSSQLAADAVVLVDHNTPRGFAGSQSVEPVAVVDHHPGNGTGTEFTDVRTEYGAASTIVVEYLEELGAAIEPDDDSLEISDELATGLLYGILSDTNHLTNGCSRAEFDACATLFPGIDEDMLDRVANPQVSDDVLQIKATAITEKRVKGPFAVCDVGELSNVDAIPQAADELMQLEGITAVVVYGEHDGTIHLSGRSRDDRVHMGETLRHAVSDIPMANAGGHARMGGGQVSVDHMEGIGPADGIDRDEFEERLFSALAGER; this is encoded by the coding sequence ATGCGAACCCGGACCATCTCGAGCGAGCCGTCGCTCGAGGTGGACACGTTGGTTCTCGAGCCGATCGTCGACACAGCACGGTCCCTCGAGCCGCTCATCCTTTCGCTGGTCGTGTTAGCGGCCGCGACAGTCGTCGTCGGGAGCTGGTGGGTCGTCCGCTGGTTTCGTCGGCCACCGGGGGCCCACCTCCAGCGGCTGCTCGGGAACTACGACAACGTCGCGGTATTGATGCATCCGAACCCCGATCCCGACGCGATGTCCTGTGCGATGGGGGTCGCGAACATCGCGGCATCCGTCGGTACCGAGACGACGCTCCAGTACGCCGGTGAGATCCGCCACCAAGAAAACCGCGCGTTTCGAACCGTTCTCGACGTCGACCTCGAACAGATCGAGACGAGTTCACAGCTCGCCGCCGACGCCGTCGTGCTCGTCGACCACAACACGCCGCGTGGCTTTGCGGGCTCTCAATCGGTCGAACCGGTCGCAGTCGTCGACCATCATCCCGGTAACGGGACCGGCACGGAGTTTACCGACGTCCGCACGGAATACGGCGCGGCATCGACGATCGTCGTCGAGTACCTCGAGGAACTCGGGGCAGCGATCGAACCGGACGACGACAGTCTCGAGATTTCGGACGAACTCGCGACCGGGTTGCTCTACGGCATTCTTTCGGATACGAACCACCTGACGAACGGCTGCTCGCGGGCGGAGTTCGACGCCTGTGCGACGCTCTTTCCGGGGATCGACGAGGACATGCTAGATCGCGTTGCCAACCCGCAGGTCAGCGACGACGTCTTGCAGATCAAGGCGACGGCGATCACCGAAAAGCGCGTCAAGGGCCCCTTCGCCGTCTGCGACGTCGGCGAACTCTCCAACGTCGATGCCATTCCCCAAGCCGCAGACGAACTGATGCAGTTAGAGGGCATCACGGCGGTCGTCGTCTACGGCGAACACGACGGCACGATCCACCTCTCGGGGCGCTCTCGAGACGATCGGGTCCACATGGGAGAGACTCTCCGCCACGCCGTCAGCGACATTCCAATGGCCAACGCGGGCGGGCACGCCCGGATGGGCGGCGGGCAAGTATCCGTCGACCACATGGAAGGGATCGGCCCCGCAGACGGGATCGACAGGGACGAGTTCGAGGAACGGCTCTTTTCGGCGCTGGCCGGGGAGCGGTAG
- a CDS encoding transcription factor S: protein MEFCDECGSMMKADDGLWECGSCGYTKPKGDAEEYIVTDDQEASEIIESSGETSLPETDAHCPECGNDRAHWYMQQIRSADESETRFFICTECEHKWREDDN, encoded by the coding sequence ATGGAATTTTGTGATGAATGCGGTTCGATGATGAAAGCCGACGACGGCCTCTGGGAGTGTGGCAGCTGTGGCTATACGAAACCGAAAGGCGATGCCGAGGAGTACATCGTCACGGACGACCAGGAAGCCAGCGAGATTATCGAGTCCTCCGGCGAGACGTCCCTGCCAGAGACCGACGCCCACTGTCCCGAGTGTGGGAACGACCGTGCGCACTGGTATATGCAACAGATCCGGTCGGCCGACGAATCCGAGACGCGCTTTTTCATCTGTACCGAGTGCGAACACAAGTGGCGCGAAGACGACAACTGA